A part of Deinococcus cellulosilyticus NBRC 106333 = KACC 11606 genomic DNA contains:
- a CDS encoding carbohydrate kinase family protein produces MGTLHVVGNVNIDVILGPQTPWPEPGTEVQVPHRDLRAGGSTGNTALALQALGATINMVCNCGTDPPGQWLREEFGSLSRTWASSTAPTALTLGITHPNGERTFFSHLGHLAEFSLAHALSGLQHLVPGEWVLLSGVYQTPELQQDYLQLLHWLKNRKARIAIDPGWPPQGFTPELRTQALAWFSLCDDVLVNEIEAISLTEAPDVQTALLTLAEQLPDTTVIVKCGPHGVRARSRHLEHHVSAPQVQVIDTVGAGDTFNAAYLLAKSQGKTLLSCLEQGVHCASAAISTFPRMYQARDQTQTVL; encoded by the coding sequence ATGGGCACCCTCCATGTGGTGGGCAATGTCAACATTGATGTGATTCTCGGGCCACAAACCCCCTGGCCTGAACCCGGAACGGAAGTGCAGGTGCCTCACCGTGACCTGCGGGCAGGAGGCTCCACAGGAAACACTGCCCTAGCACTGCAGGCCCTCGGGGCAACCATCAACATGGTCTGCAATTGCGGCACTGACCCTCCGGGGCAGTGGCTCAGGGAAGAGTTCGGTTCTCTGTCTCGAACCTGGGCCAGCAGCACTGCACCCACCGCCCTGACCCTGGGCATCACCCACCCGAATGGTGAACGCACCTTCTTCTCCCACCTCGGGCATCTGGCTGAATTTTCCCTTGCACACGCCCTGTCCGGGCTTCAACACCTTGTCCCTGGCGAATGGGTGCTGTTGAGCGGAGTGTACCAGACCCCGGAACTCCAGCAGGATTACCTTCAGCTGCTGCACTGGCTGAAAAACCGGAAGGCCAGAATCGCCATCGATCCAGGCTGGCCCCCGCAAGGCTTCACCCCGGAACTCAGAACACAGGCCCTGGCATGGTTTTCTCTCTGTGATGACGTGCTGGTGAATGAAATCGAAGCCATATCCCTCACCGAAGCCCCTGATGTGCAAACTGCCCTCCTGACCCTTGCAGAGCAGCTGCCAGACACCACTGTGATTGTGAAATGCGGTCCGCATGGGGTCAGGGCCAGATCCAGACATCTGGAACACCACGTTTCGGCTCCACAGGTGCAGGTCATCGACACCGTTGGGGCCGGAGACACTTTCAATGCCGCCTACCTGCTGGCAAAGTCCCAGGGGAAAACCCTGCTGTCCTGCCTGGAACAGGGCGTGCATTGTGCCAGTGCCGCCATTTCCACCTTCCCACGCATGTATCAGGCCAGAGACCAGACACAGACGGTGTTGTAG
- a CDS encoding glycoside hydrolase family 9 protein yields MNILINHVGHVPVGEKVFLVQSPDPWNHPPQTFQIVDRQHKVVHQGVLQDAGMVTGWQNRHYLRGDFSTLSSPGHYWILVPLETGLLISHEFQISAEIYRDRMRSDILHYFKSQRNSGIQEKRDLNIPIHGTDQTMDASGGWYDASGDVSKYLSHLSYANFLNPQQTPMVVWNFLEAHHRLGDTQSQVFRERLTDEILHGADFLVRMQSPEGCFYQTVFDRWSKDPEERTVCAYSTQQGIKSDQFQAAYRQGGGMAIAALARASTLRQQGAFTPDNYLAKAIKGFEHLEVRNHEYLPDGTENIIDDYCALLAATELYAATHQEVFAGAAHRRAQNLRNRMTGAGWWRADENGERSFWHAAEAGLPVVALLRYITVFPDPDAKHKTLQTVRASLVHQLKLDTAVNNPFCYPRQYILMPGQDRTQFFIPHQNDSGYWWQGENARLASLSVAAQWASEYMPDLEGLQKLAQAPLDWILGFNPFDTCMLQGFGHNNPHYEPGMDNAPGGICNGITSGLHDEDDIDFLQAPDIGPEHSWRWGEQWIPHASWFFLAICMNG; encoded by the coding sequence ATGAACATCCTGATCAACCACGTCGGTCACGTGCCTGTCGGTGAAAAAGTCTTCCTGGTCCAGTCCCCGGACCCGTGGAACCATCCTCCGCAAACCTTCCAGATTGTGGACCGACAGCACAAAGTGGTGCATCAGGGTGTTTTGCAGGATGCAGGAATGGTGACAGGATGGCAGAACAGGCATTACCTGAGAGGTGACTTTTCAACCCTGTCCAGCCCAGGCCATTACTGGATTCTGGTGCCTCTGGAAACTGGCCTGCTGATCAGCCATGAATTTCAGATTTCAGCAGAGATTTACCGGGACCGCATGCGCTCGGACATCCTGCATTACTTCAAATCCCAGCGCAACTCGGGCATACAGGAAAAACGGGACCTGAACATCCCCATTCATGGCACCGACCAGACCATGGACGCATCAGGTGGATGGTACGACGCCTCGGGAGATGTCAGCAAATACCTCTCCCACCTGAGTTATGCCAACTTCCTGAATCCACAGCAGACCCCGATGGTGGTCTGGAATTTCCTGGAAGCCCATCACAGGCTCGGAGACACCCAGTCCCAGGTGTTTCGGGAACGCCTGACCGATGAAATTCTGCACGGGGCGGACTTTCTGGTGCGCATGCAGTCCCCCGAAGGATGTTTCTACCAGACGGTCTTTGACCGCTGGTCCAAAGATCCTGAAGAACGCACCGTCTGTGCCTACAGCACCCAGCAGGGCATCAAGAGCGACCAATTTCAGGCGGCGTACAGGCAGGGGGGAGGGATGGCCATTGCTGCACTGGCACGGGCATCCACCTTGAGGCAGCAAGGTGCCTTCACGCCAGACAATTACCTCGCAAAAGCCATCAAAGGCTTCGAGCATCTTGAAGTGCGCAACCATGAATATCTTCCAGACGGCACTGAAAACATCATTGATGACTATTGTGCTCTGCTGGCCGCAACAGAGCTTTATGCTGCCACCCATCAGGAAGTCTTTGCAGGAGCAGCCCACAGGCGGGCTCAAAACCTCAGAAATCGCATGACAGGTGCAGGCTGGTGGCGTGCAGACGAAAATGGAGAAAGGTCCTTCTGGCACGCTGCAGAAGCGGGTCTTCCAGTGGTTGCCCTGCTCAGGTACATCACGGTTTTTCCTGACCCAGACGCAAAACACAAAACACTACAAACTGTACGAGCCTCCCTGGTCCACCAGTTGAAATTGGACACAGCAGTGAACAACCCTTTTTGTTATCCCAGACAGTACATTCTCATGCCCGGTCAGGACCGGACCCAGTTCTTCATTCCCCACCAGAACGACTCGGGATACTGGTGGCAGGGTGAAAACGCCAGACTGGCCTCCCTTTCTGTCGCAGCACAATGGGCATCAGAATACATGCCAGATCTGGAAGGTTTGCAAAAACTTGCCCAGGCCCCTCTGGACTGGATTCTGGGCTTCAACCCTTTTGATACCTGCATGCTGCAAGGATTCGGGCACAACAACCCCCACTACGAACCTGGCATGGACAATGCACCGGGAGGCATCTGCAACGGCATCACCTCCGGCCTGCACGATGAGGACGACATTGACTTCCTGCAGGCACCAGACATCGGGCCAGAGCACTCCTGGCGGTGGGGAGAACAATGGATTCCCCACGCATCATGGTTTTTTCTGGCGATCTGCATGAACGGGTGA